GGTTGCGAAGTGAATTAACCATTCAATAAACAATGGTGGAAACTGATTGGTCATCGACAGTCAAGTCATGAATCAATAGACTTTTGATCAAAGCTTTCCACCAGTGACCATCCAATCAGATTGTCAGACAATATACTTAGGGTGAcattagctgtgtggtaagaagtttgcttcccggccacatggttctgggttcagtcccactgcgtagtaccttgggcaagtgtcttctactatagcttcgggccgaccaaagccttatgagtggatttggtaaacggaaactgaaagaagtgcgtgcgtgtgtgtgtgtgtgtgtgtgtgtgtgtgtgtgtgtgtgtgtgtgtgtgtgtgtgtgtgtgtaggtttgtgtgtctgtgtttattctcccaccattgcttgacaaccgatgttggtgtgtttacgttcccgtaacttagcggttcggcaaaagttcccgatagaataagtactaggcttacaaagaataagtcctggggtcgatttgctcgactaaaggcggtgctccagcatgaccgcactcaattaactgaagcaagtgaaataataaaagaacacacacacacacgacgggcttctttcagtttccgcctaccaaaacCACTCgctaggctttggttggtctggggctatagtaggagctatagcccaaggtgccacgcagtggaactgaaccgggaaccatgtggttgggaagcaagtttcttaccacacagccacgcctgcgcctatgttcaTTTCCTTAGTtttcttgctttgttttattcCTGGGCTCAAACATTTCCAGGGTCTTGAGTTTAGCTTTCCCCGGGAAAAATCCAGGCATGTACGGGACATATGAAATCACTCTCTCTCTGATCATCTTCAAAGTAATATTGGTTCGCATGTAAACCGGAGTAGTTGAGAAGGGGAAGGGCGCCTGACGAGGTGCACCCGGCGGTCGGAGTAACCAGGATGTGTGGGATTCCTCGGTTGTTCCCCTGTGTGAGGTTCCTCTGTTGCTCACCCCTTTCcaagaatttttattgtttaattgtattgTTAATTGTTCCAAACCCCACTTGTCCTATGTGTTGTATTATCCCTATTTGTTTCTTGTGTCCAATtaagaaatcactattattattattaagtgagagagcaatgcataccatcaaagtgacactggggtaaaatacacgaagcccattatacccatcatgactacccgtcagataaaggtacaccaggcacatgcatcacaaccatatgtgcgcgacataatgatctcatatcaagataaacagcacatgaccttgcaagtggggcccagttagaattttctgcaggtcgagtagcccatcccgctcaaaaggtccccgaataaggtttgtttaaggatgttgagcaaaacacacacgtttccagaggtgaattattcgaactccaaagaattcctctcaacacatggcaagGATGcacctccactacttctgcttgtgatcagaggtgctcatatcgtcagccaccaagggacatgctcaactggtcaagGTCAAACGACTGACAAGCGAATCTGTAGCATTtgcagaatatttgttgcagcCCATCTttgataccaagacaaaacaatgtacatgataacacttccaatcagttaagatcagaagccatgagagccactgcatcagggcatttatcatcatcatcatcatcatcatcaccgccaccgccgccgccgccgtcgtcatcgtcatcatcatcatcatttttattattattattattattattattattaaggcggcgagctggcagaatccttagcacgccgggcgaaatgcttggcggcattttgtttgtccttacgctccgagttcagtttcgccgaggtcgactttgcctttcatcctttcggggtcgataaactaagaaccagttgaatactggaatcgatgtaatcgactagtcccctccgccaaattttcaggccttgtgcctatgggggccgctaccggttcgagataaactctacaggctcCGACTTGCTCTCAGACGGACTTATCCGAGGTGCGTGCAGTCCTCACTCAGTGTCCAGGCATTGTTGACTTGTGGGGTGATGTCGagcagctgctgtcacgtgtgggacggatccgccTTTCAGCCAAGTCTGTAGTGATGGTCGCACTGCCGCCATCCTTCAATCGGGCAGGTGAGGCAGTTTTCCTTTTCCTGATGGCTGTGGCGAAAGACGTTGTTtagtggacaaggctgaaagacACGAGGACAGATACATCCCTCTTTGGttgagctctcattgacttcttcaagtttcacttgaaaaggaaattgagagtggagagggaagtgctgtcctcgagtgagattagtgaaaggtgggtgaaagttgcgaaaatggcaagagcagatggtacctctctaagtgtagaccagTGATTTGGAGAGAAGGAATAGGAGAGGGCACTTTATCATGGGGTTTCAGGGAAGTCTCGGACAGTGGGATTCTTCGATAATCCCAAGAGGcattcctgtatcaggagggccacatctctatcatcctcccccttttttttatctttgtatgctatgcatacgtcccttcttttccagtgtataccgtgtatacttttttttttatcatttcattattttatgtaaGCCCCCACACTTTATGTGTCTCTGTATTGACCCCCCCCCTCATCCTTCgttcttgtggcaaataaatgaaatcatcatcatcatcataattattattattactatggcggtgagctggtagaatcgctagcgcgccggacaaaattcttagcggcatttcgtccgtcttaaagaagttctgagttcaaaatctgccgaggtcgactttccctcgTTATCCagttgtccctttttttttaaggcaacagaatgttatttgaggaagatttggttgttatatctAGCAGACTGACTGGCCGTATAGGTCTCTACCGTCATATTTTATCGTAAGATTAGTTTTAATAgtgaaatacaaagacaaaacaaacccAATCCGATTCCCTtactatcactgccaccaccacagcaccaacaccaccacaaacaagaCTACTACAAGAactagtttatcatcatcattattattattattattattattattattatacttttatcNNNNNNNNNNNNNNNNNNNNNNNNNNNNNNNNNNNNNNNNNNNNNNNNNNNNNNNNNNNNNNNNNNNNNNNNNNNNNNNNNNNNNNNNNNNNNNNNNNNNNNNNNNNNNNNNNNNNNNNNNNNNNNNNNNNNNNNNNNNNNNNNNNNNNNNNNNNNNNNNNNNNNNNNNNNNNNNNNNNNNNNNNNNNNNNNNNNNNNNNNNNNNNNNNNNNNNNNNNNNNNNNNNNNNNNNNNNNNNNNNNNNNNNNNNNNNNNNNNNNNNNNNNNNNNNNNNNNNNNNNNNNNNNNNNNNNNNNNNNNNNNNNNNNNNNNNNNNNNNNNNNNNNNNNNNNNNNNNNNNNNNNNNNNNNNNNNNNNNNNNNNNNNNNNNNNNNNNNNNNNNNNNNNNNNNNNNNNNNNNNNNNNNNNNNNNNNNNNNNNNNNNNNNNNNNNNNNNNNNNNNNNNNNNNNNNNNNNNNNNNNNNNNNNNNNNNNNNNNNNNNNNNNNNNNNNNNNNNNNNNNNNNNNNNNNNNNNNNNNNNNNNNNNNNNNNNNNNNNNNNNNNNNNNNNNNNNNNNNNNNNNNNNNNNNNNNNNNNNNNNNNNNNNNNNNNNNNNNNNNNNNNNNNNNNNNNNNNNNNNNNNNNNNNNNNNNNNNNNNNNNNNNNNNNNNNNNNNNNNNNNNNNNNNNNNNNNNNNNNNNNNNNNNNNNNNNNNNNNNNNNNNNNNNNNNNNNNNNNNNNNNNNNNNNNNNNNNNNNNNNNNNNNNNNNNNNNNNNNNNNNNNNNNNNNNNNNNNNNNNNNNNNNNNNNNNNNNNNNNNNNNNNNNNNNNNNNNNNNNNNNNNNNNNNNNNNNNNNNNNNNNNNNNNNNNNNNNNNNNNNNNNNNNNNNNNNNNNNNNNNNNNNNNNNNNNNNNNNNNNNNNNNNNNNNNNNNNNNNNNNNNNNNNNNNNNNNNNNNNNNNNNNNNNNNNNNNNNNNNNNNNNNNNNNNNNNNNNNNNNNNNNNNNNNNNNNNNNNNNNNNNNNNNNNNNNNNNNNNNNNNNNNNNNNNNNNNNNNNNNNNNNNNNNNNNNNNNNNNNNNNNNNNNNNNNNNNNNNNNNNNNNNNNNNNNNNNNNNNNNNNNNNNNNNNNNNNNNNNNNNNNNNNNNNNNNNNNNNNNNNNNNNNNNNNNNNNNNNNNNNNNNNNNNNNNNNNNNNNNNNNNNNNNNNNNNNNNNNNNNNNNNNNNNNNNNNNNNNNNNNNNNNNNNNNNNNNNNNNNNNNNNNNNNNNNNNNNNNNNNNNNNNNNNNNNNNNNNNNNNNNNNNNNNNNNNNNNNNNNNNNNNNNNNNNNNNNNNNNNNNNNNNNNNNNNNNNNNNNNNNNNNNNNNNNNNNNNNNNNNNNNNNNNNNNNNNNNNNNNNNNNNNNNNNNNNNNNNNNNNAATATTTGTCACTAAATCAAAGAATGTCAGAACACAACAGAGTTCTTGACGGACGGGTTACAAAACAAAGCAcgtttacaaaaaaatatttttaaaaacaaaactccGAGGAATTATCAGtttatctaaaagaaaaagaaaatatatttcgataaaaaaaaaaaataacatttggaaaaatatattaataaaaaataaaggaaacctAAAGATTTTGCCAAAATGAATTACATTGATGGAATGGTGCTTTTAAATAAACGAACCCTAAAAGACAAGGTTCGTTAATATTATTTACTATGGTCCCTCGTATTACACAGCGCTCCTTACCAAATGTTTGACGGCAccgatgaaaaagaagaaaaaatatttatcaagaaCTCTGCATCGATTTTTGAAGAGTCTTTTAGAATGTAAACTACCCTCACTTGTGTGTTTAAGTGTGGTACCACCGGATTTCTGTTTTGTGATTACGAGGATTTCGAGGAAATTAATTTATCTGAGTAATTAACAAGTAATTATCATTCTTTCTCTTGGAATCTActgtttttaattatctttttggatatctttatttcttcttcgcCAAAATATAAAACTGACATTCTGTATAACAGGGAAACAAAGGTTTATCTCGCTGTAAAAGCATCAAGTAAAAGTGAGATAATTAATCTTCGTCAGAAGGAGATATTAATTTCGGTTTAAGACAAGGATTGCTGAAATAACTTCTTATAATTAGAGAAACCTTTCGAAAAAAAAACCATATTTGTTGAacgaatggaaaaataaaaataaaagattatcatTTTCATTGATAACAAGGAACGAAAGATATATACAAGTCATAGTGAAGAGAAGCAAATATcaagaatttgtttttaataagaCGACAAATTCTTTGAACATCGAGAAATGTTTGAGTAAAAGACGttgagaaaaacaagaaaaggaaactAGCCTCTTACTACGACCTGATGGCTTCCTAATATTAGTCTTGTTTTTCATGTAGATTGAATAACAGTAATCTATCTCTGGCTTTCTGTGATACGTCAGTGTCGACCGAGTAAAAGCGCAAGTTGGTTAAAGAATTGAGGGAAAACCCCCTCCTTGTGATAATTCTCGCTTTGAAGTTCCCACCTCATCACATCTTAGTTCTATGATGAGGGAGAttgaaaaattttgaattaaactGTGTAATTATAAAGTTAAATTGTTAATTAAAAATGTGTTAATGACATATTAGAATtgggtgaatgagagagaaagcagGTGAAAGAAAGCAAAGTGTGGaagaattttttttgtaaattgtaCCTAAGAAAGAGAAACTAAGGCGAAAGATAAAGACGGCATTAAGTAGCAAGTAGTGACTGAAATGGTATTAAAAGACTGGgggagatatttatatataagaataaagacTTCTTAAGTAGCTCCCTAATAGTGATAAGAGCTTTCAGATAATGAGTGGAGGGGTAAATAAAGTTGAACGAAAGGGAACAGGGAGCAGAATGATCCATCAAAGTGGGTACATTCATTGAAGAAGAATTCTTTAAAAGTTTAACCATTCCAGCAAGTTACCGGCTGTAAACTtgttgacaaatatataaattaaagacgGGACAGGAGGAGGTGAAGTAAAGCTTTCAAGTTTTCGTTTTTAATTCGATCTTGACAAATAAAATCTAATATActaattctatgtgtgtgttgaagaaattaatttttcaaaaaatatcttgttgaatatttgtatttattgctAGAACTACTTGTTAAAACCATATTCTATAGAACTGactgataaaaaaattatttgaatattactaaaaacaaaacaaagacaataatTTGTATTTTGAATGATATTTAAATCTGGAAAACATTCACCCAACTAAAGTTGTATAAGATTTAAACTACTGTGATATATAAAAACCtgtggatatatttttttaataagcatAACCAAGAATTAAAGCGGTTGGTCATCGCTTTAAAAACTAACCTGTTTTCTGTCAGCAAAGAATCGCTTCaactattattgctactactaacAAAGGTCGCTGATAATCGATATTTATTTGCTACAAACTGTAATTgacaatgataaatatattatttttaggtCACGTGTAGGAAttagagagaaaatatttacataaaaacgaGTAAAACGTCCTCATGAGCACGGTCCAAACAATACCACGAATTGGATACATCCAAGTCGTTAAGTCTGCTTTTAAAAAGGCAAGAGTGAATTAAAAGACCGgacaaaaaaagagaaggaaaacaaacaaattgtGAGATGGGCCAAAAACTTGTCAGGACAGAGATTAGGAAAGGTCTTCGAGCGTATGATGAACACCGCTATGACGAAGCTGTTCAAACTTGGCAAACTGTGTTGGCCAGGGTGAAAGACGATAGCAAAAAATTCGAAATTCTTGGTTACCTTTTGAGGGCCCACGAAGATGCAGGCAGACTGAAACAAATGTTGCTAAATTCCGTGGCCCAATTGAATTTAATCACTGCCAGATATCAagctaaacaaaagaaaagaaaagacagaaaagtgagcaagagtaataaaaagaaagtgaagaaagaaagtaaaaagacgCGTAAAACGAACGAATATTATTGGAAACATTTGTCCGTTGCTTACTTGAATTTAGcacggagcaacgtgaaattgtGCGAATATCACAAAGCCATTTGTTATAGCCATCACTGTATCCAGACGGAAATGTTATTAAATGGTAAAGGATCGAATGATCTGACCACTCTGCCTCGCTACTCACCGCTGGTCGTAACCCTCAGCCCTGTTGCTAGTATTTCTCATCTGCCACTGCATGGTTATGCTTACCTGACTCAAGCGCAGGCCTATGTCGGTCTGGGAGAATTCCCTAAAGCTTTACAACACTATGACGTAGCACTGGAAGTTGCCAATGCCAGATGCGATTCGATTTTAGCCATGTTGGTCTGCATTGGGTATGGTGACATGTTCCTTTCATTAGGTGACACTTTCTCAGCCCTTGGCTGGTATAAACGTGCCTATGGACACTTAAAAACTCCGAAAATTTCCGAGACACGCAGTGGCCCGCAACTTTGTCCGGTTACCCCGGCAGCAAGCCGGTACCAACGTTTACTAAACCAGCGGGTATCGGACTGCAATCGGAAAATGGGTAGAACTGTCGAAGCTATGGAAACATGTGAGGTAAGCACCGACACTTAATCAACAttaagtttttgtttgtttgtttatttgt
The genomic region above belongs to Octopus bimaculoides isolate UCB-OBI-ISO-001 chromosome 2, ASM119413v2, whole genome shotgun sequence and contains:
- the LOC106881946 gene encoding 43 kDa receptor-associated protein of the synapse; the protein is MGQKLVRTEIRKGLRAYDEHRYDEAVQTWQTVLARVKDDSKKFEILGYLLRAHEDAGRLKQMLLNSVAQLNLITARYQAKQKKRKDRKVSKSNKKKVKKESKKTRKTNEYYWKHLSVAYLNLARSNVKLCEYHKAICYSHHCIQTEMLLNGKGSNDLTTLPRYSPLVVTLSPVASISHLPLHGYAYLTQAQAYVGLGEFPKALQHYDVALEVANARCDSILAMLVCIGYGDMFLSLGDTFSALGWYKRAYGHLKTPKISETRSGPQLCPVTPAASRYQRLLNQRVSDCNRKMGRTVEAMETCEEAMRLALKHSDRLLQGKCLITFAKIHNSNNDIDRSVPRFECALSILSEIGFRSGEAEAFQGLADTAASQRNFRSAIDFNLKALNTSRAIGSKLIMLKCHENLKGLYGWLNEKDKSAFHDRYAQQLILEMDLRCDVCGETIGNVRARLDHLSCGHIIHNRCASHLSRSTLGRSNRKRPCPSCRRKSFLDPMCYA